Proteins co-encoded in one Halorussus lipolyticus genomic window:
- a CDS encoding metal-dependent hydrolase has product MPSTVVHVALAGLVGTALLAEYFDGKAVAVVMAATALVDFDVFLGFWIEGAHRAAFHTLLLPLLGGVLLWWDLHRRDRSRLRSRWGPRGVRVAWVSVVAVAFAGIGLDGFFNGANLLYPVHDRFYTFSGKVFYSTTEGFVQTLVTVDVQALIDAVVPDPASTGGSDSAAAGGGGGGTSASSGASNSKPAPTTDNTHYSTGIDPKKGAETGQVERLFPIAYTGERALLALTGYSVVGMRVWMERRRE; this is encoded by the coding sequence ATGCCATCGACGGTGGTTCACGTCGCGCTCGCGGGACTCGTCGGGACGGCGCTGTTGGCCGAGTACTTCGACGGGAAGGCGGTGGCGGTGGTGATGGCCGCCACCGCGCTGGTGGACTTCGACGTGTTTCTGGGGTTCTGGATAGAGGGTGCCCACCGGGCGGCCTTCCACACGCTCCTGTTGCCCCTGCTCGGGGGCGTCCTCCTGTGGTGGGACCTGCACCGACGAGACCGGTCGCGCCTTCGCTCGCGGTGGGGGCCGCGAGGAGTCCGGGTGGCGTGGGTCAGCGTGGTCGCCGTGGCGTTCGCCGGCATCGGCCTCGACGGGTTTTTCAACGGCGCGAACCTCCTCTACCCGGTCCACGACCGGTTCTACACGTTCTCGGGCAAGGTGTTCTACTCCACCACCGAGGGGTTCGTCCAGACGCTCGTGACCGTAGACGTGCAGGCGCTCATCGACGCGGTGGTGCCGGACCCGGCCTCGACAGGCGGCTCGGACTCGGCCGCGGCGGGCGGCGGTGGCGGCGGTACAAGCGCCAGTAGCGGCGCGAGCAACTCCAAGCCCGCGCCGACGACGGACAACACCCACTACAGTACGGGCATCGACCCAAAGAAGGGCGCGGAGACGGGACAGGTCGAACGCCTCTTTCCCATCGCCTACACCGGCGAGCGCGCCTTGCTGGCGCTGACTGGCTACTCGGTGGTCGGGATGCGAGTCTGGATGGAGCGACGACGCGAATAA
- a CDS encoding GNAT family N-acetyltransferase yields the protein MTDESGTDDAPADEATTDGVRLRPYDPDRDPEDLWDLKRAFELGLGSGTGGDGKQAVYEEKLTTEYGERYLDWVFWCTKHDPRCVTVAEVVEGESADDTLAGYVFVLPQQLAMIWDAGVLNEIYVRPEFRGTQLADDLMESAVALAEDQDLPLDRLVLDVDRENDRASAFYERHGFEHWGEMVARKLE from the coding sequence ATGACCGACGAATCTGGAACAGACGACGCTCCCGCCGACGAGGCCACGACCGACGGCGTTCGACTCCGGCCCTACGACCCGGACCGGGACCCCGAGGACCTCTGGGACCTCAAGCGCGCCTTCGAGTTGGGCCTCGGGTCGGGCACCGGCGGCGACGGCAAGCAGGCCGTCTACGAGGAGAAACTCACCACCGAGTACGGCGAGCGGTACCTCGACTGGGTGTTCTGGTGTACGAAACACGACCCCCGGTGCGTGACGGTCGCAGAAGTTGTCGAGGGAGAAAGCGCGGACGACACTCTCGCGGGCTACGTCTTCGTCCTGCCCCAGCAGTTGGCGATGATTTGGGACGCTGGGGTCCTGAACGAGATTTACGTCCGGCCCGAGTTCCGCGGGACCCAACTCGCCGACGACCTGATGGAGTCGGCAGTCGCGCTAGCCGAGGACCAAGACCTGCCCCTCGACCGACTCGTGTTGGACGTGGACCGGGAGAACGACCGGGCGAGCGCGTTCTACGAACGCCACGGCTTCGAACACTGGGGCGAGATGGTCGCCCGAAAACTCGAATAG